One genomic region from Phragmites australis chromosome 1, lpPhrAust1.1, whole genome shotgun sequence encodes:
- the LOC133922995 gene encoding ADP-ribosylation factor 1-like, with amino-acid sequence MGLTFTKLFSRLFAKKEMRILMVGLDAAGKTTILYKLKLGEIVTTIPTIGFNVETVEYKNISFTVWDVGGQDKIRPLWRHYFQNTQGLIFVVDSNDRERVVEARDELHRMLNEDELRDAVLLVFANKQDLPNAMNAAEITDKLGLHSLRQRHWYIQSACATSGEGLYEGLDWLSNNIVSKA; translated from the exons ATGGGGCTCACGTTCACGAAGCTGTTCAGCCGCCTCTTCGCCAAGAAGGAGATGAGGATTCTGATGGTTGGGCTCGATGCCGCCGGTAAGACCACCATCCTCTACAAGCTCAAGCTGGGCGAGATCGtcaccaccatccccaccatCG GATTTAACGTTGAAACTGTTGAGTACAAGAATATTAGCTTCACTGTTTGGGATGTCGGTGGCCAGGACAAG ATCAGGCCCCTGTGGAGGCACTACTTCCAGAACACGCAGGGACTCATTTTTGTTGTGGACAGCAATGACAGGGAACGTGTTGTTGAGGCTAGAGATGAGCTCCACAGGATGCTGAATGAG GATGAGCTGCGTGATGCTGTGCTGCTTGTGTTTGCAAACAAACAAGATCTTCCTAATGCCATGAATGCTGCTGAAATTACTGACAAGCTTGGTCTGCATTCCCTGCGCCAGCGGCACTG GTACATTCAGAGCGCCTGTGCTACATCTGGTGAAGGGTTATACGAGGGGCTTGACTGGCTTTCCAACAACATCGTCAGCAAG GCTTGA